The genomic region TTAGAAGACATTTGTGAAGCAATAGttaataattcaatttCAAGTTTGGTTAAATTGGGTTGTATTGCCCTCGAGTATCCTGAGGATGAACTCAAAATAATCGAACATGGACTTTTAGTTCCAACATTAAATGGGATTTTGGCCTCTCAATACTACGTAAACTGCAAGACTATCCATGAGTTTTCTAGTATTGACTTTTCAGAGAATCTCGGCTTCTATGAAATTGCTAGAACACTTTCCAACGCTACTGAGTTTAACTTGGTTCCTCTGAGACATAATGAAGACGTATATAATGTACAACTTTCTAACTTGTGTCCTAGTAAAATAACTGAATCTGAGGCTTCGGACCCTAATGCAAAGACTTTTTTACTATTCCAAGCTAGACTGTTCAATTTGAAATTACCAGTGTTCgattataataatgataCGAAATCAATATTAGATCAGTTACCAAGAATCATACAGGTTAGTTTAATTgaaataatcaaatttcAGTGTTTACTTGACgtctttattattaatcggaattttaaaaatgtcgaatatttactattattatataagtGCCTTCACTTGGGTTTAAACcctttaaatttacaacTGGTATTTGAAGTCAACTATGAAATTAGTGTAAAGGTTAATGGTATTTCCAAACCTAAAGgtttctaaaatatttaaatttgtataatttgttatagGAGGGAAGTATACCATATCCAGTGATGTTGTTAATTTGGCCGTTATGTTAGATGAAATCAATCACACTACTGagtttcattatttatttcttgTAAATCAATCAACTAATGTTATTTATGGCTATAAAAAGGTTTATAAACAGTCGACTCACTCTTTCAAGTatgttttaataattttttatcttcTCAGATTACGTATTGACATTGGTAGTAATCTAACTCTgcttttaattttatcatgTCCAACTCTTTTATCATATGATCAACAAAtcattttacacattaacaataaatccaaataatattcataCACATCTATACTTATatgtatatagtatatagtacattagtatatatatatttgtatatgTATAGTACTATACAGTACTAGTGTATTAGTATACCTGTAGTATTATACACTTTTGTATATacatacaaattataatacatattttatacattgTATAGTATTCTAAGtattagaattttattattattattagtggTATTGGTAATAAGAGAGagtaaaatgtgttaacTCGTAACTACAAAATAAAACTAGTAATAGcataaataatatcaacacaattattatatattacagtatattaattaaatgggtttgatttaattattttttaaaatgagtaattttctgatttttttatcatGTGAGTTGAATTTACAAATCCAAAATATTTGTGTACAAATGTACAGGAGgaatagaaaataaaaattaaagtaaCCAGAAAATTTATCCCTAAAAAAGCAAACAAgatcatttaaaattaataaaacattataATTGTCATTTCTGTCCATATACAACCATTCGTCTCTTTGGTCTAGAGATAAATTATGGAAATGAGTACTGTGAACACATTTACAACCATAATTTGCAATAGATTTGGCCAACTTTCGTTTATTGAAGagtttataaaatttgcTTAATTTACATAGAAATAAACATCTTTTAAATGATTTCCTTTCAGAAGTGcaatttgttaatttacataaaCTTTTTTTTAAACGTAAAAGATCACGGGTTTTAATGTACAAATAACTTGTCtcatattcattatattgttttattcttttataATAGTATTCAGTTTTCCTTAATGCATTTCTAAGACTCGAAATATCTCGTACAAccaatttatatttctttatatccaatacttttaatattacttCAAACTCATCATTCAGTTCACGTTCCAATTCCACCTAAAAACATAATACAGAATTATTCATATGGACTAGATAACCAATTATAATGACGAAGGTTATTTAACTATACCCATACAGggattattatatacttaactATTATGTTACATGTTGattgtaataaaattgtcTTTTAATGTAAAAGTTGAGTAGATTTTCaagttgataaattttattggAAAGTTTATTGGTTAGGAATTCGAGAGATTTTATACGTTCggataattttaaaagtaCATGTTTATGTGTTTTAGAATCTGTAGACTTTGTGTTTTCATCTTGGTAATAATTATGATGTTTAAACTTTTCCTTTTCATGAAATTTGACCTTTTGATCGAACCTTTTTGACATGTTTAATCTATTTAGATTATCTTTATACCTAGtgatatttgataaaaagTCAATTCTATACAAGGAAGTATTTGCCTTGATTAGTTCATTATCAAGTTTGGGATCTGGTGGGTCTATATCAAAGGGAAAATGAGTGGAATAACTGGATGACATATTAACATACAacttattatttattacagTGACAGTTGATATATACTTATCCTTAACCTTGTAGTCGTATCTTTTGACTAAACTCTCGTCATCTACTGTTAATCCTCTAAATTTGGGAGCTGTCATGAcagtaattttattgtcAACATAAAAGAAATATAGTTTACTCAGCAAATTGTGATTTAATCTAGAATTTCTAGAGTTAATTGTGTGAATTCTGTAACCCTCAGTAAATTGAGTAAAAAGAAGAGTAGAAAATGATTTCAGGTTAAAGTAGAAATAGCACTTGAATTTGGAAATGAAACCAATCGACTCTGTACATACCAAAATTGGTACCTCTTTAATTCCCACATCATTCATTATCCTACTTATAACATGCCTTTTGTTTTTGAAAAAGTGAAAAATAATACTTTCAAACCAGAGATGTCTTGAAGGGAGTTTAATTCGATCCAAAATGTTAGAATAATATACAGAGTACTTTTCCAAAAGTAAGTGTGTGATGAACCTGTTACAGTCGAACTGGAAAAGGAAATTTGTACCGCAAtactttttaattttccCAATCTTCAATACTCTGTAAATTAGCTTTttattatgaaaattatcatCTTTTCTCAGTGCTAGTCGCATTAGGAATTTGTAAAATGATTTCACAATAACATTCTTTATATCATACACAAAGGTTGGGTTCAACACTTCGGAACTCTTTCCAAAACACTTTAAATCTGACAATTTCTTTATCGGAGATTCATCAAACACATTCAATTCACAAACTTCTTTATCAACTGGGGGTTCATTTTTACTAGTAACCACAATGCTATCCACATCACTACCTTTAGTAACCATACCAGTCAAGTGTTTACTCGAGACAACAGAACTTTCATCCACAGTATTAGTATCATGAGTGATTGGGGGATATCCAGTACCATTTGGCTGAATGAATGTATTGTAAAGAGAACTGTCGTCAGAGATTTCAGTTTCCAAATACTCTACAGCGGTTATTCCAAAGACCATCATCTTAGTAATTGAGCAATAGTAGTTTAACTCGAGTTTGTGGTAATCTAGGAGTTCAACCTTCAAGTATTTACCCCAACaatcatttttatcagTGTTACAGACGACCGAAAGGTCGAAAATCTCATTTCTGGAAGGGTCGGTTTCCAATTCACCTAAGGTAAGCCATTTCCCACTAGGATAAGAACTTGTAATTGAGATTCTAATTTTCctaaaaattgaaattatacTTTAAAACAAACTTGTATAATGATGAATAGTATTCGAAAGATAGAAATGATATTTCCTGGATCAAAATACTCTCGGGGAAAGACAAAACAAACCAGTCCGAAGTATTACAAGGTGTAAGCATATATGAACACGAATCATCTTCCAAAATC from Theileria annulata chromosome 1, complete sequence, *** SEQUENCING IN PROGRESS *** harbors:
- a CDS encoding uncharacterized protein (Tap404f10.p1c.C.cand.125 - score = 37.06;~1 probable transmembrane helix predicted for TA20180 by TMHMM2.0 at aa 808-830), which produces MSLHNSRGNSFKGIPKKPKIEKVALINKSHLKLQDNFSAYESKLTTSRIKGKPFNPDLYSLKIDFASEEFGTKIIAHSKTLSKVSKILEDDSCSYMLTPCNTSDWFVLSFPESILIQEISFLSFEYYSSLYKKIRISITSSYPSGKWLTLGELETDPSRNEIFDLSVVCNTDKNDCWGKYLKVELLDYHKLELNYYCSITKMMVFGITAVEYLETEISDDSSLYNTFIQPNGTGYPPITHDTNTVDESSVVSSKHLTGMVTKGSDVDSIVVTSKNEPPVDKEVCELNVFDESPIKKLSDLKCFGKSSEVLNPTFVYDIKNVIVKSFYKFLMRLALRKDDNFHNKKLIYRVLKIGKIKKYCGTNFLFQFDCNRFITHLLLEKYSVYYSNILDRIKLPSRHLWHVISRIMNDVGIKEVPILVCTESIGFISKFKCYFYFNLKSFSTLLFTQFTEGYRIHTINSRNSRLNHNLLSKLYFFYVDNKITVMTAPKFRGLTVDDESLVKRYDYKVKDKYISTVTVINNKLYVNMSSSYSTHFPFDIDPPDPKLDNELIKANTSLYKDNLNRLNMSKRFDQKVKFHEKEKFKHHNYYQDENTKSTDSKTHKHVLLKLSERIKSLEFLTNKLSNKIYQLENLLNFYIKRQFYYNQHVELERELNDEFEVILKVLDIKKYKLVVRDISSLRNALRKTEYYYKRIKQYNEYETSYLYIKTRDLLRLKKSLCKLTNCTSERKSFKRCLFLCKLSKFYKLFNKRKLAKSIANYGCKCVHSTHFHNLSLDQRDEWLYMDRNDNYNVLLILNDLVCFFRDKFSGYFNFYFLFLLYICTQIFWICKFNSHDKKIRKLLILKNN